A stretch of DNA from Methanolinea mesophila:
CCGTCCCCGGGAGCTCGCCGCCATTGTACTGCACAAGATAGGTGGCAATACTCTGCGATCCTATGATCTTGTCATTATGCGCCGCTTCGTACTGCTGGAACCCGTACATCCATTCTATCGTGTCGGGAGAGAGGACATCGGCCCCCCTGACGAAGATCGGGAGCGAGGACGTCGAGCCCATGGTGCGCGAGACCTTGTTCAGGTTGATAATCGCCGGCATGTCCTTCGGGACGAAGGTGTCCTCGTTGGTGTTGATCACGATCTCGCTGTCCATCTGGAACCCGATGAACGCCACGAGCGCACAGAGGATGAGAACCGGGACTGCATTCCTGGCAACCTTTTCAGAGACTTTCCCGATCGCCTCGTTGTAGTGTTCGATCTTATTCTTCTTCCCGGGTTTTCCGTCGGTATCCGCCTGGACCTTCGGCCGGTACTTCAGGAGAATCCCCACTGTGGGCACCGCGATAAGGGCAAACAGGTAACAGCACATCACTCCGATCATGCAGACAAGTCCGAAACCGCCGATCATGGGCACCGGCGAGATAAGCATTGCGATGAATCCCATTGAGGTGGAGAGCATCGCGTAGAGGACAGAAGGGCCCGCTTTGGTTACCGTGGTCCTGACTGCGTCGGGTAGCGGAGAACGTCTCGCTTCTTCGTCGAAACGTGCATGGAACTGGATGGCATAATCGATCCCGATCCCGATCAGGACCGGGAATGCCCCTATGGTCACCATTGAGATGGGCATATTTGCAAACCCGAGTATCCCGAAGGTCAGGATCAGGCCGCACCCCACGATAACCACCGAGAGGAACCGATAGCGGACGTGGGAGAACAAAATCCCCACAGCGATCACCATCAGGATCATGGCGGCGAAGATCAGGGTTCCCATCGAGGTCCCCATCTCCTGGGACATCTGCTGCTGGAATGCAGCATTTCCGGTCACCACCACGTTAACTCCCGGCGGGGGGTTGGAGAGGGCGATTACCGATTCGAGGTTTGCGATCACCGTCGCCTGCACATCCTGGGAGAGCCCGGGCTCGATGGTAACGACACCGATGGTCATCAGGTTGGAGGGGACGTACCGCTCGAGCAGTTCTGGGGGGATGTTCTCCCTCGCCGCGGCGATCTCCGCGTAAGAACTGGGAAGGACGCCCCCGTTCTGTGCCTTGACCATGTCTACTATGCTCGATGCCCCCGTCACGTATTTCTGGGTGAGGACATCTCCCTGCAGCCTGTCCATGTAGGCCAAAACGTCGGGATTGAGCACATCGTCGGCCTCGACCAGCAGCATAATGCTGTCGGACTGGAACGTGCTCGTATATTTGTCGAGCAGCATCCCCCTCTCGGTATCCTTGTCAAGGTAGGTATCCGTACCGGTGGCCATGGTCACGAAGGTCATCCCTACAAGGGATACCAGAACCATCGCGATGAGGACGCCCATGACCAGCCCGGGTCTTTTAATGATTGCTCTCACTAAAAGTTCGAAAGGGGATTGGAGTGCCATTGATCCTTACAAGGTATCTCTCACAACATTCATAAGATTTGTTGTGAATGAGACAACAAAAAAAATAATAGAATCTCCGGTAACGGATCATTCATTGCCTGACGGGCGTTAAAATGGTGTATTCGTGATACCGTATACGATGATGCCCGGGCTCATGATGGAAGGATTCCAGAAAAAACGCACTGAAATGCGAGGAGCCGGATTCGAACCGGCGAACGCCTGCGCGAATAGGCCCTGAACCTATCGCCTTTGACCTGGCTCGGCAATCCTCGCTCTCCCTTCTGGTTGGACTCGCGGGAAAATAAAGGTGCCTAATTATCAGCATCCAACAACCCGCCCGAACCACGATTGTTGTTCGTATCCCACGGGAAAGATCCTGACAAATCCCCGGAGTCCGGGGGGGAACGACCATAGCGGAATCATCATACTCCTGCCAGATCAAGATACTCATCGGGAACACCTCGTTTTCCCGGAAAAAATTTCATTTAGACGCTCCGGAAGGCAGTAGTACATTACAGCGGCAGGGCTTCAAGGCCGGAAAAGGAGAATGAAAGAGAAATGCCTTACTTCGAATTCTTTTCGAATTCTTTCATTTCCCGGTCCCTGAGGACGTTACGCTTGATTTTACCGGAGATCGTCTTTGGCAGGTCGTCCACGAACTCGATCGCCCGGGGGTACTTGTAGGGGGCGGTAGTCTTCTTCACGAACTTCTGGATATCCCTGACCAGCTGTTCGGTGGGTTCCCATCCTTCCTTGAGCACGATGAATGCCTTCACGATCATTCCCCGGATGACGTCCGGGGAGCCGACCACCGCCGCCTCTTTCACGGAAGGGTGTTCCATGAGTGCGCTCTCAACCTCGAACGGTCCGATCCTGTATCCGGAACTCTTGATCACGTCGTCGTCCCGGCCCACAAACCAGTAATACCCGTCTTCATCGACAGTGGCCTTGTCACCGGTGTAATAGAAGTCGCCGGAGAAAACTGCCTCATTTGCAGCGGGATCGTTCAGGTAGCCGTCAAAAAGCCCGACGGGTTTCGGTTTCACCCTTATCGCGATCCTCCCTACATCGCCCGGTGGAGTGAGTTTTCCGTCTTCATCGTGGAGCTCGATGTGCCACCCGGGGGACGGCCGGCCCATGGAGCCGGGCTTCGCCTGCATACAGGGGAAGGTCCCGATGACGAGCACCAGCTCGGTCTGGCCGTATCCTTCGTATATGGTGAGGCCGGTCCCTTCCTTCCACACCCTGATCACCTCCGGATTGAGGGGTTCCCCGGCGCTCACGCAATGGCGCAGTTCCGTGAGGTCGAACTTTTCAAGGTCTGCCAGGATGAGCATCCGGTAGACCGTGGGCGGGGCACAGAACGTGGTCACCTCGTACCGTTCGAGGACCGGTAATAATTCCGTGGCCTTGAACCGGCCCCTGGTGTCGTACACGAGGATACATGCGCCCTGGACCCACGGGCCGAAGAATTTACCCCAGGACGATTTCGCCCACCCGGTGTCTGCAAGGGTAAAGTGGAGGTCGTTATCTCGGAGATCCAGCCAGAACTTCCCGGTGGTGAGGTGCCCCAGGGGGAGGGCCTGGTTATGGAGCACCATCTTCGGTTCGCCGGTGGTCCCCGAGGTGAAGTAGATCACCATGGGATCCGTCGACTTCGTCTTCTCCATTCCCGGAAGGCTGACGAGGTACCGCGATACCGGTGCGGGATAGTCCAGTTCCACAGGGTAACTGATCCATCCCGGAAGCTCGGCATCGATCACGAAGCGGCACGAGAGCGAAGGGCAGTCGTTCGCGATCTCGTCGACTTTGGGGGAATTCTCGAGATCGGTGATGACCATCTTGATCTTCGCCGCATTGACCCGGTATTTTAAGTCCTTCCCGGTGAGCATGGTGGGGCAGGGGCAGAATACCGCTCCGAGCTTTATGCAGGCGATGGCGAAGATCCACCACTCAGGGACCCGGGTGAGCAGGATGATCACCCGGTCGCCCTTGTTGATCCCGTACTTGAGCAGCATGTTCGCCGCCTGGTTGGAGAGGTTCATCAGCTGCCGGAAGGTGAAGTTCTTCTCCTCCCCTTTCTGGTTCACCCAGATCATTGCCAGCTTGTTCCGGTCTTTTTTTCCGAGCGCATCTATCACGTCGAAACCGAAATTATAGAATTCCGGGACCTCAATGGAGAAATTCTGGTAGGTCTCCTCGTAGTCCGCCATATTATGCTCCGGGGGGGACATATAACTTAATTTGTTGGATTCGTGGCCTGATATAGCTGCCTTTTTTTATTCATCCCCGGTATCGGGCCGGGGCTCGACAGGGCGGAGAGGGCAAGGGCCGATATTGTGCTGCATCCGGGAAGAAGAATCCGTTAAGACGCGATCGTCGCAAAAAAAAGGAAAACAGGACAGGGTTTTTCAGCTGTTATTCGAGAACCGCGCCATTTCCTTCTGGCGGAGTTCATTCCTTTTTATCTTGCCGGAGAGGGTCTTTGGCAGCTCGTCCATGAACTCGATCGCCCGGGGGTACTTATAGGGGGCGGTAGTCTTCCTGACGTGGTTCTGGATCTCCTTAATCAGGGTCTCTGAGGGGCTGTATCCCGGCTTCAGGACGATGAATGCCTTGACGATCACCCCGCGGATTAGATCCGGCGACCCTACCACAGCCGACTCCTGGACTGCAGGGTGCTCCAGGAGGGCGCTCTCCACCTCGAACGGTCCGATCCTGTACCCGGAACTCTTGATGATATCGTCGTCCCGGCCCACGAACCAGAAGTACCCGTCCTTGTCTTTGAATGCCTTGTCCCCGGTATAGTAGAATCCGTTGACGAACGACGACGCATTCGCCTCGGGGCTGTTGGCATATTCCACGAAGAGGCCGACCGGGCGCGGGTCGAGACCGATGGCGATTCGCCCCTCCTCGTCCTGTTCCACCGGTGTTCCGTCCTCGTCATGGAGTTCCACGTGCCATCCGGGCGCAGGTTTGCCCATCGACCCCGGCTTGGTTTCCATCCCCTTGAACGTGCCGATGCAGCAGACCGTCTCCGTCTGCCCGTATCCCTCGGAGATGGTCTGTCCCGTGCCCTCCATCCACACCCGCACCACCTCGGGGTTGAGCGGCTCGCCGGCGCTGGTGCAGCGGCGGAGCTCCCGGAGGTCGAACTTCTCCAGGTCCGCGAGGATGAGCATCCGGTAGATGGTCGGAGGGACGCAGAAGGTGGAGATCTCGTACTTTTCAAGAAGCGGGAGAAGTTCGGTCGCCTTGAACTTACCCCGGACATCGTAGACGAATATACAGGCTCCCTCTATCCACTGGCCGAATATTTTTCCCCAGGCGCACTTCGCCCACCCGGTGTCGGAAGAGGTGAAATGGACGTCCCTGTCTGTGACACCCTGCCAGAGCCGGGCGGTGACGATATGCCCGAGGGGGTAACTCTGGTTATGCAGCACCATCTTCGGCTCGCCGGTGGTCCCCGAGGTGAAATAGATGAGCATGGGGTCGGTGGCAAGCGTCTTCTTCCCGAACGGCAGGCTGACCGACCTGAAAGACACCGGAGCAGGGTAGAGCAGCTCGCTCTGGAAGTCCACCCACCCGGGGCGGTCCCCGTCGACCAGGAACCTGCAGGTCAGGGTTGAGCACTCCTCGATGACCTCCTCCACCTTCGGAGCGTTCTCCAGGTTGGTGATGATCATCTTGAACTTCCCCACGTTCAGCCGGTACTTGATATCCTTCGGGGTAAGCATCGTCGGGCAGGGGCAGAGCACGGCACCGAGCTTGATCAGGGCGATGACGAATATCCACCATTCGGGGACCCGGGGGAGCATTAGCATTACCCGGTCACCCTTCTGGATCCCGTACTTGATCAGGATGTTCGCCGCCTGGTTGGAGAGATTCTTCAGGTCACGGAAGGAGTATTTCTTCTCTTTTCCGTCCTGGTTGAGCCAGATCATGGCCAGCTTGTTCCGGTCTTTCTCCGCCCAGCGGTCGATCACGTCGAACCCGAAATTGTACTCCTTCGGGACCTCGATCGAAAAATTGCGGACTAATTCTTCGTAAGTATCCGCGCTGCGGTCCTTCTTCGGCATAAAATCATCATATGTATGCCACGGATATCACATGTAATTTCTCATTTCGTTCCGGAGCGTTTTCCCCCAGCAACCCGTTTTTCCGGAGATCCGGCTCAACTCTGCCAGAAACGGTGGGTCTTGATGTAATTTCTCTCGGCCTTGAGGATCTCCCGGTAGAATGCATCCCCGTTCGCGAGTGTGGAGATTATCCGGGACGCATTTTCAGGCCCCACCCCGCGGGCCGAGAGCGCGATTATTGCTTTTTTCCCGCTGGAGAGGACGATATTGGCATTCCTGATCAGCCTAATCTCGGCGTTCCTCTCCTCTTCCGTCTTCCTCTTCTTATTGGCGATGGTGTACTGTTCTTCTTCCCACGGTTTGAGGGCAGCGATGAGCCTTGCACCGCACACCGGGCAGACGGGGGTATCCTGGACCCGGGAAACGGTGGTCCGGGATTTCCAGCTCCGGCAGTTCATGCAGGCGAGGACTACCTCCTGCTGGTCGAGCCTCCGCTTCAGGGTCCCGATGACCGCCTGGTCCTGGGTGGGGGGAGGGATCTGGTCCCGGGACGAGAAGAGCCCTTCGGCGCCGAGGATGCTCAGGAACGAGATGACGAGCCCGGTTTTTCCGGACTCCAGTTCTTCGAGGACCCTGTCCGCCGCCCCGACGTCCATGTAGACCGAGAAGAGTTCGCGGTACGCTTCCTGCTGCACCACGCTCCCCTCGAAGAGGTCCGTGAGACGGTGAATGCTCAGCCGCTCATAATCGGCGTCGGGGTCGATGGCACCGAACTTCTTCGCCACCTGCACCAGTTTCCACTTGTAAAGCGCGGTCCTCTTGAGCGCGACCTCCAGTATCCCCCGGATATGCCCGGCCTTCAGCGTGAGCAGCGTCTCTTTGACCAGCCCTCCCTTTATGTCCGAGGGCAGGCGAAGAAGGATCCGGTAGGCGTCGATCTCCAGCCCCACCGTGGTACCGTAGCGTGCGGAGAGGAGGATCGATATCACTCTCCCTAACGCTTCGTTTGCCTTGTGTCCTGCGCAGACATGGCATACCACCCCATCCGCAGAGTTTTCCAGTACGATCCGGTCATCCGTCCCGACCGGCGACCGGTTCAGGTCCATGTCGTTCAGGAACCGCAGCGCGAAATCCCGGGGCCCCTTCCTGGCCGCATACGGGGAGAAGTCCCGGGTCCTCCGGAGTGCACCCACCTCACGAGCAACCGGGAACGGCACCGGGATCTGCTCTCCCTCCCAGGACGGAAGTTCTCCCCGGGCTTTGTGCGCCGGTTCGACGATGATCCTTCCTTCCTCGAAGTCGAGTACCCGCCATAACTGCCCCTTGGTGATGAAGACCGCCCCGGTCTGCACCCAGCTCACCACGAACGACTCGTCGAGCGTCCCCACGGTGCGCCGCGACACCATGTCGAAGACCGGGACCTTTCGTTCGTCGTGGATCATGGAGAGGTTTCCCCAGAGATATCTCCGCGCCCGCGCGGTGGTGATCACCCGGTCGCCGTCGAGCCGGATCAGGCGGTGGCCCTGCATCTGCTCGCAGACACTGTCCAGGAGCGGTCCGGGGTCTTCGAAACTCGCACATCCGCTCACGATCTCCCGGATCCGTGTCCTGGAGATCTCGCCGTATTCGACTACCAGGGCCGCCACCTGGTTTGCGAGTACGTCCGCAGGGTTCTTCGGGGGGTGGACCTCCTCGACCTCCCCCGACTTCGCCCTCCGGGTGATGACCAGGGACTCCAGCAGGTCGTCGAACCCGGTGGCGAGGATGGTCCCCCGGGAGACGGCGTTCAGCTGGTGACCGGCCCTCCCCACCCTCTGTACGAGCCTCGCGACCTCGCGCGGCGAGCCGAACTGGATCACGTGTTCGATGTGCCCGATATCTATCCCCAGTTCCATCGACGACGTACAGATAAGGGCCCGGACCTTTCCGGACTTGAAACGCTCTTCCGCATCTATGCGTACGTCCCGTGAAAGCGACCCGTGGTGGACTTCCACGTCGCCCCTGGAGAAAAGGTGGTGGCCGAGCGCTTCCGCGGTCACCCGGGTATTGACGAAGATCAGGGTCGAGCCATACCTGTCGATCGCTTTTGCAACCCAATCCGCCTGCTTCTCGAAGGAATCTCCCGCAAAATCGACCGAAACATCGAGATTTTTTGCCACGGGGACCTCAACCACGGAGAACGGTCGTTTCCCGCACATGAACCGCCCCATCTCGTCCGGGTTCCCCACGGTCGCGGAGAGCCCTATACGCTGGAACTCCCCTGCATACGGGACGATCCGCTCGAGCGCTACCGCCAGCTGCGATCCCCTCTTTCCCCCGGCGAGCTCGTGGATCTCGTCGATCACCACGCACCTTACATTTTGCAGGTGTTTCCGGAGGACCTTCCCCATGAAGATCGCCTGGAGCGTCTCAGGAGTGGTGATCAGGAGGTCGGGAGGGGAAAGGGCCTGCTTTCTTCGCTCGGCAGCCGGCGTATCTCCGTGGCGCACGCCAACCGTGATGCCCAGCTCTTTGCACCACCATTCCAGCCGCTGGAGCATGTCCCGGTTCAACGCCCTGAGGGGTGTGATGTAGAGCGTACGAAACCCTCCGGCCGGCTGGGCGAGCATGGCATCGAAGACCGGGAGCATCGCACTCTCTGTCTTCCCCGTCCCCGTGGGTGCGATCAGGATGAGGTTCCTTCCTTCCCGGACCATGGGGATTGCCTGCTGCTGCACATCAGAGAGGCTTGAAAATCCCCGTTTGCGGATACACGCCTGTACCCTGGGATCAAGGGTCTTCGCGATCTCCATGGTCCTCCAGCGACCCGGCCGAGCCCACGTAGGTCCCGTCGGCGAGAAATATCTCGGATTGTTCTTTGTCCAGGCACCGGGAGAGAGGGCTGAACGGGTCTTTCACGATCTTCCGGATATCATAGCCCGAGAGCTCGTTGAACGCCGGCATGAGCAGGACCCGCGTTGGCGTCGAGGGTTCCTCCCGCTTCGGAAAATTCAGGCAGGATTCGTCGACCAGCGAGAGCAGGTATGCCGGAGCCCTGAGCGCACATCCCACCTCGTCCATCAGCGATGCGGTCGGATGGTGGTGCCCGGCGATGATCAGTCTTCCCGACAGGTTCGGGGAAGGATAGGTATGCCCGTGCAGGTAGCCCGTTCCATCGATGACCACCCCGTCCCTCGCCAGGAGCTCCCCTTCCTCGAGAAAACGCTCTATTCCGGGATCGTGGTTTCCCGGGACCACCCCGAAGGCGACGTATTTCCGGAACTCTTCCAGCACCCGGGGGAGCTCCCGGTACTCCTGCCGGGAGATGTACGGGACGCTGTGTTTCACGTCCCCGAGCAGGATCATGTAATCGGGTTCGGCTTCCCCGATGCACCCGATAACCCGTTTCGCCCGTTCCCGGCTCCGGGTGGAGAAATGGATCCCGTGTCGCGCCATCTCGCTCTCGATCCCCAGATGGAGATCCGCCACGACGAGGATCCGCTCTTTTCCCTCGACCAGGAGTGCCGGACCCTGTGAAAGGAATTCGATATTCATAGAAGCCTGATGGTTCCCTTCACGGGCTGGTAGCACTCGTCCTCGGCAAGGAGCGACTCCACGGCTTTTCTGACCTCACCGGGGGAGAGACCTTCCCCGGTTCCCGCCCGGATGATCTCCTCGAGGGTTATTCCCTTCTCGCCGCCGTTATCCCGGATCAGGGTAAGCACGACCTGGACGATATCGGTCTCCCTGCAACCCGGAGATAGTTCCATTCCTGCAAGAATTTCCCTGATCTCTGTTGCGGTATCCTTCAGGTACCCGGGCATGGTCCGGTAGTGCAGGATGGCTTCCCCGATTGTTCCGGTTCTATCCCCGCTCTCCATCGCACGGGCCAGCGCCTCGATCCGGAAGAGTGTAGCGCGTGCGGTGGTGATCACCCAGCCGTCGCGGATGTCCCGGGTCACCTCCCTGATATCCTGCAGCACACATCTGAAGGCCGCATCTCCGGTCCCCCACGGGCAGCGGATCTCCGCCACGGCGGTGACAAAGACCGGAGGCTGTATCGAGGAAAGGATCCCGGCTGTATCGCGCTCCTGCCGGCCGGTCTCGAGCGTGAATGCACCGGTCGGGTCCGCGACCCTGGCCTGCATGCGGTCATTCACCCTCCCGTCCACCTCAAGGAGTGCGCCCGCTATGAATACCGCGCTGCACAGCGCGCCCGTGGGGGTGATAACCCTGCAGGTGCCGTCTTTTTGCCGGTCCTTCACCAGTCCCGTACCGGCCAGCTCGCGGGCGAACACCCGGGTGAATGAATCCATTCCGTTCATGAAATCTTCCGGAATCCTCCGTTCTGTGGATAACCGGTTAAACTATAGTAGTGTTGCCCCCGGGGCATTAGGGATTTTGCTTCGGGCAAGTGTTCCCGGACAGGCAGCAAGATTACTTCAGGTGGAGCAGTATCCGGTGAAGTGTCGGTGGGTTTATCGGTCCAGAAATCAAAAAAATGCATGGTAAATAGGATACTATAGAGAGAAATAACCGTTAAGTTTATCATGAGTTATTCACACAACAATTTTAAAGAGGTTTTTATGCGATTCACCGCACGAATAGTGTTTATTGTGCTGATGGGCCTTCTGATAGGCTGCATTTCCGGGGGTGCAGCTGCAGAAGATATCCCACCGGCCGACGTCCCCGTCACGCTCCTTGCAGGGGGTGACGAACAGGGGGTCCCGCAACCGGCCACGGCAACCGGAACTGATGAAGAGTATATCGACGAGGGCTGGCTCGATGCAATGCCCCTCCAGTTCATCCGGAACCAGGGCCAGTACGATCCCGAAGTACAGTATACGGTCATCACCGACGGGGGTTCGGTATACTTCACCGGACAGGGGGTGATCTTCGAACTCCTGAACGTGACCGAAGAACAGGTCGATTCGGCCTTCGTATGGTACATGTTCCTCAATGCCACGGGCCCGGCGGGCGTGGAAGGTGAAGACCTCCTGCCCTGCAGGACCAATTTCCTGGTCGGGAACGATTCCGCGGACTGGCACACCTCCGTGGAGACCT
This window harbors:
- a CDS encoding AMP-binding protein encodes the protein MPKKDRSADTYEELVRNFSIEVPKEYNFGFDVIDRWAEKDRNKLAMIWLNQDGKEKKYSFRDLKNLSNQAANILIKYGIQKGDRVMLMLPRVPEWWIFVIALIKLGAVLCPCPTMLTPKDIKYRLNVGKFKMIITNLENAPKVEEVIEECSTLTCRFLVDGDRPGWVDFQSELLYPAPVSFRSVSLPFGKKTLATDPMLIYFTSGTTGEPKMVLHNQSYPLGHIVTARLWQGVTDRDVHFTSSDTGWAKCAWGKIFGQWIEGACIFVYDVRGKFKATELLPLLEKYEISTFCVPPTIYRMLILADLEKFDLRELRRCTSAGEPLNPEVVRVWMEGTGQTISEGYGQTETVCCIGTFKGMETKPGSMGKPAPGWHVELHDEDGTPVEQDEEGRIAIGLDPRPVGLFVEYANSPEANASSFVNGFYYTGDKAFKDKDGYFWFVGRDDDIIKSSGYRIGPFEVESALLEHPAVQESAVVGSPDLIRGVIVKAFIVLKPGYSPSETLIKEIQNHVRKTTAPYKYPRAIEFMDELPKTLSGKIKRNELRQKEMARFSNNS
- a CDS encoding efflux RND transporter permease subunit gives rise to the protein MRAIIKRPGLVMGVLIAMVLVSLVGMTFVTMATGTDTYLDKDTERGMLLDKYTSTFQSDSIMLLVEADDVLNPDVLAYMDRLQGDVLTQKYVTGASSIVDMVKAQNGGVLPSSYAEIAAARENIPPELLERYVPSNLMTIGVVTIEPGLSQDVQATVIANLESVIALSNPPPGVNVVVTGNAAFQQQMSQEMGTSMGTLIFAAMILMVIAVGILFSHVRYRFLSVVIVGCGLILTFGILGFANMPISMVTIGAFPVLIGIGIDYAIQFHARFDEEARRSPLPDAVRTTVTKAGPSVLYAMLSTSMGFIAMLISPVPMIGGFGLVCMIGVMCCYLFALIAVPTVGILLKYRPKVQADTDGKPGKKNKIEHYNEAIGKVSEKVARNAVPVLILCALVAFIGFQMDSEIVINTNEDTFVPKDMPAIINLNKVSRTMGSTSSLPIFVRGADVLSPDTIEWMYGFQQYEAAHNDKIIGSQSIATYLVQYNGGELPGTDTELQQVLEKIPRETRDRYISGNSEAVIEFSMVEMENEVAASNVENIKKDLEWNQPPPGVTATLTGTGEMFTNLINEISQGKTRMTALAFGLIFLFLLLVYRKFGRSITPVIPIMMIVGWNGLIMYLLGIDYTPLTATLGSMTIGVASEYTILIMERVYEERARGNELLPAIRIGVSQIGTAITVSGLTTVFGFAALTISSFNIISNFGIVTVITVGFSLIGAIIVMPAILALVGKVDHVRVEQPGTPGD
- a CDS encoding AMP-binding protein, with amino-acid sequence MADYEETYQNFSIEVPEFYNFGFDVIDALGKKDRNKLAMIWVNQKGEEKNFTFRQLMNLSNQAANMLLKYGINKGDRVIILLTRVPEWWIFAIACIKLGAVFCPCPTMLTGKDLKYRVNAAKIKMVITDLENSPKVDEIANDCPSLSCRFVIDAELPGWISYPVELDYPAPVSRYLVSLPGMEKTKSTDPMVIYFTSGTTGEPKMVLHNQALPLGHLTTGKFWLDLRDNDLHFTLADTGWAKSSWGKFFGPWVQGACILVYDTRGRFKATELLPVLERYEVTTFCAPPTVYRMLILADLEKFDLTELRHCVSAGEPLNPEVIRVWKEGTGLTIYEGYGQTELVLVIGTFPCMQAKPGSMGRPSPGWHIELHDEDGKLTPPGDVGRIAIRVKPKPVGLFDGYLNDPAANEAVFSGDFYYTGDKATVDEDGYYWFVGRDDDVIKSSGYRIGPFEVESALMEHPSVKEAAVVGSPDVIRGMIVKAFIVLKEGWEPTEQLVRDIQKFVKKTTAPYKYPRAIEFVDDLPKTISGKIKRNVLRDREMKEFEKNSK
- a CDS encoding DEAD/DEAH box helicase yields the protein MEIAKTLDPRVQACIRKRGFSSLSDVQQQAIPMVREGRNLILIAPTGTGKTESAMLPVFDAMLAQPAGGFRTLYITPLRALNRDMLQRLEWWCKELGITVGVRHGDTPAAERRKQALSPPDLLITTPETLQAIFMGKVLRKHLQNVRCVVIDEIHELAGGKRGSQLAVALERIVPYAGEFQRIGLSATVGNPDEMGRFMCGKRPFSVVEVPVAKNLDVSVDFAGDSFEKQADWVAKAIDRYGSTLIFVNTRVTAEALGHHLFSRGDVEVHHGSLSRDVRIDAEERFKSGKVRALICTSSMELGIDIGHIEHVIQFGSPREVARLVQRVGRAGHQLNAVSRGTILATGFDDLLESLVITRRAKSGEVEEVHPPKNPADVLANQVAALVVEYGEISRTRIREIVSGCASFEDPGPLLDSVCEQMQGHRLIRLDGDRVITTARARRYLWGNLSMIHDERKVPVFDMVSRRTVGTLDESFVVSWVQTGAVFITKGQLWRVLDFEEGRIIVEPAHKARGELPSWEGEQIPVPFPVAREVGALRRTRDFSPYAARKGPRDFALRFLNDMDLNRSPVGTDDRIVLENSADGVVCHVCAGHKANEALGRVISILLSARYGTTVGLEIDAYRILLRLPSDIKGGLVKETLLTLKAGHIRGILEVALKRTALYKWKLVQVAKKFGAIDPDADYERLSIHRLTDLFEGSVVQQEAYRELFSVYMDVGAADRVLEELESGKTGLVISFLSILGAEGLFSSRDQIPPPTQDQAVIGTLKRRLDQQEVVLACMNCRSWKSRTTVSRVQDTPVCPVCGARLIAALKPWEEEQYTIANKKRKTEEERNAEIRLIRNANIVLSSGKKAIIALSARGVGPENASRIISTLANGDAFYREILKAERNYIKTHRFWQS
- a CDS encoding metallophosphoesterase produces the protein MNIEFLSQGPALLVEGKERILVVADLHLGIESEMARHGIHFSTRSRERAKRVIGCIGEAEPDYMILLGDVKHSVPYISRQEYRELPRVLEEFRKYVAFGVVPGNHDPGIERFLEEGELLARDGVVIDGTGYLHGHTYPSPNLSGRLIIAGHHHPTASLMDEVGCALRAPAYLLSLVDESCLNFPKREEPSTPTRVLLMPAFNELSGYDIRKIVKDPFSPLSRCLDKEQSEIFLADGTYVGSAGSLEDHGDREDP